cttcTTGTTTAAAAAGCGACAAATAGGACTGAAAGAAAACTGGTACTAATTGAAGGTGGACAGTTAAAGGCCCAAACGTTTTCTTAGAATTGCACGGGAACAGGATTCTGCCTACAGGACGTATAAAATTGTGACGATGTCAAAACGAGTTAGGATGTTTGGAATTCGTTTTGTCGCACAAGGTTAGGGATTGGATTGAATCAATTTACGAGTATCGCTGTAAATGGGTTTGTTTTTAACGTTCTAAAACGAATCGAATTGCTTGGGTATGACATATTGCAACAGCGTATGtctacaacaaaataaattcacaATCCTGCCACAGACTTAATGCGTCATACATTTTTAATGTGGTTTCCTTGCAATAgtataaacaattttagcCGAAAAGACAAAAACAGACCataattaaaagtaaaaacacaTCGTTGCAAAAGTTTGTTGTGGAGAAGTATGAAgtcatttaaacaaaacaaaaaataacacagcGGGCCGTCGCAAAAACGTAAGCTAACAGATATTTGACGTTTCTATCTGTGGGTGAGAGAGAGCAGACCAATCTGGGCTACAGGCGAGCTTTGCCATGGTATATTAAGCGATTGTAAGCTGGTTTAGTAACGGATGACTGACACCGAGAAATAGTGACCAAGAAGGTACATTTTGTTgagtgtaattttttttattttctttgcaGTGCTTAAATACTAGCCTATACTTGAAGCCAATGTAAAAAAATCTCAACACTTTGATATTAAAACacgttttgtaataaatagaAACGAAGTGACAAATACAATTGCCTATCATGGCCCATCCATCTCATTGCTCAGGCAATATGTGCCCAATTGCCTCCTGCTTTGTTTCCTGACCCCAGTCACATGTATTAGTTTAACTATTTTGGTCAATATCTGGACCGACAAGTTGAATTTCTATAGCTTTATTTCCAAATTAAGAATTCTGTTCAGTTTTTAACATAAGCGTGTTAAGGAATGTTAAACATTAACCGTCCTTTGAATGTAATTGTTATAATTGTTCTCAAATTTATAATGCAACATTTTACAAAGTGAAGTGTAATTCACCATTACAAGTGTTAATTATGGTAACCTTAAATAACAACTACTCACATGCTGTTAACCATCCATGGTGGGTAATTGCAGAAGCCATAATAAGAAGACATTAATTGAGGTGGAAAtgctaaaaaacaaaactttgtaaTAACGTGTTGCAGATTTCTGtcattaatgttttttttttaaatgaacaagtaaaattaaacaatcaaCTTTCCTTCAATACCTTTAAGCCTGGTGGAgttaaacctttttatttCTGGTTCAGTTCTTGATTAGCAGGTTTATCTAAGCATCACCAAATATTCAGTTTATTGGAACAATTCTTGTCCTTGTATGATCAAAGAATTATATATCACAAGTTCTGGTAATGTCTGTGCCACAAGATTAAAAACAATGTAAATATATGTACACTACTTAAATAATTTACTTACATCACTACAAGAAAAATACTACAAAGGtacatcatttaaaaaatatgcataaaacatttgcacacaTTTGAATGAAATATGAGCAAACATAAAATAGGAAAACCTTCCTACAAACTAAACCTTAGATATGGTCACTTATTTGAAAGAAGTTTACAGCCGATAGATTTTTAGCAACAAAATAGAGAAACTAAAATTCAGGTTGGAGACaacatttaaatattttcagctATTCAGAAGACTAGCAGCTATTTCAGCCACAACAAGTAACATTTCAAAGCTTTAAGAAACATCTATCCATTTGAACCATCAGTTAAATATGATAGAGGAAgcaaaacatgtaaaaaatgCAACAGATGGTCTGACATAACATATACtgttaaaaaaaacagaaatgcTAGtgctttcaaagaaatttGACTTGAAATGCACTGGCGCATATATATGCCTATATATTTGTAcactttaattttgtttaaaagttaaaataacttgCAACGTGTAATTATGTAGCCTATTAGACAGATCACACATACCAagaacatttaccaccatctGACCATACTGTCACAGCTTTCATGAATAAAGTAGTATCAAACAGTATGTGTGGACTCAGTAGGGCtaaataatgaaaaacaacatgaaacattttgacataaaCAGATAGATGGAAAGATTCACATTCTCTCACATTCTACTGTATTCTATGTAACAATGATTACGCAACCATTCTGGCACGCAACTAAGAATCTGCTATTCTACATGATAAACTGTGCACTTTCACAATGGTGTTTTTTTTCCATTCATTATATTCCAGCAGACCAAACACAACATGTTTACACAACAAAGTTTGATATTTGCCGCATAAACTTTTATTGTCCTTTGCTTAGCTAGCCAAGGTCTGCAGGTGTTATTAACGTCTGTTTATACCTAGACTCTGACTGCATCACTGCAATAACCAAATTGCTAACGTTCAGTTTTCATTGTAATCGCACTATCTCTGATATTCTACTATTAAACATCTGGCTCCTACACATTCCGACCGGTCAAGTACCATAGCATCTTATTCtatttaataataaatcaATACAGTCCCAAAAAAATATTACGTAAAATCTCTAGAAAAATTGGTccacaaacttgttttgtaatagcctttataaaatatatcactgcGGTAAACATTAAAACACCGTACCGATTCATGTTCTTGTTTAGAAGATAATCTAAGCGCAAAAACACACCTGCTCGCTACTGTAGCTTAAGCCTTGTTGAACGGAACCCATTATTACCAAGCAACCGCCAGCTTTGGTGATTGATTTCTGCGTAGCTCGCGTCCTTGGACATCTTGCGGTTGctttatctttaaaataaatccCCCATACAGCAACCTTTACAGCAACACGGGTTGTATTCATAGATATTATATAAACACAATGTTTATATAATATCTATGGTTTTACCACATCAAGATTAAACTTGTTAgatcaacgatataaagaagaatattttttatatcgttggttagatcaactgaaaagttttgtaagCGCCTATTTTGAATGTTCTGTCAAAtagtttgaaacatttttgataCAATGATCTACAGCAGCCAACCTTACTTaacaaattagaaatttttcactttgcaaagctacaaaaatatttcaagtacCATAGATTTCCGAATTTGGTTTGGAAGCTGTAAGAATCTTTGGGTTAAATTTacttattttgtttcaataaaaagtGTCCTGAAATATACTCAATTCAGCAATTAGGATACATTTCTTTTGTCTAGACACAATTCGTGGCGGTATTTACGTTGGCTATATTGCCTTACAACAGCTTGTCAGCCTCCGGTATTTCAATAGAAGATGACCAAGCAACGAGTTCAGTAGAGGCTTACTTGCCCCACCTTGCGGATGTCTGTTTTCTGTCTCTAGCGGTCATTTAAAGTAACACTATCGCAAGACAAGGTTCACTTTTTGATCGTTGATCAACGTTCAAGTCTGTGGAAAAATCGggaaaaaaacatgaaaaaacgGGTTGTCGCCAATAATTACGAGAAATTATCATAATCGGAAAACAAAGATTGCAATTCCAGAAAGGAAAGTAACAAAGGCTAACAACATGTAATTTCCCAAAAatggaaataattttgagaGTGCGAAATGTCAATATACTTGATATTGTAAAgcacagaaaatattttgcttacaGATACACATTAAATCCAATTCACCAGATGCTTGTAAAAAACATAGTAAACTTAATGGTATATTGCACAACTATGTGAATGTGTGTTGAACACAGTTAAATATTAACCACAGACACAGACAAGTATTGTATTCAGTTGTTATGAATACAACTATGAGTGCATGTGATGTTGTATAAAATTCATTCTACCAGGCAAGGAAAAACAACCAAGAATTTAATATAACAGAAAACGGACAAAACATTTAAGGAGCGTAGGGAAGCTTTATTACAAACCTGCATATAGTGCTCTCAGCATCATAGATTCAAATCGTGCACTAAGgcaaatgacgtcattaagcaGAATGCTTCAAAGAGCAGCAGGATATTCGTACATAAAGATTTCCTACTGCTTCCAGTGACACTACAGTAGCATTGTTATGGTGATAGTAACATATAATATCTAGGGCAAGTTGCAACACTAACATacatacaacaaaatacgtctGCAAAACTATGCAATTGAAATCACGCTATTCCtcaaaagtaaaaagtgtaGCTAGTGGTTTATGCAAAGAAACAAGTAAGAACAAATAggtaaaacgttttttctACAGCTGTAAAATGAATTGACTATGACGTGGACACCTCTCCTAGACCAGCAATTGTTAACAAGACCTCTCCACTGTAAGCCTTGTGAGAAGTGGGGCCGATAACACTGGTAGATTTGGTAGATGTCATTTTAGAATTGTTTGAACTAGacttatatttttgcaataaaccaTTCAACGTTTTACTGCTAGTAGACTGGGTTTCAGATGTATTATCAACCAAATTTTCCTGGCTTTGATTTGGTTGTTTTAAATCCCTCTCTTCGTTCTTCATATTGGTCTCTTTATTTTCTATAGACTTGCTAGAAATATTTAGCATTACAGCGGGACTGGCAGATCGTTCCTTCATGACTATTCCGCTGTTTGAGGATGTTAAGCTTCCACCAGAATTACACGATAAAGTGTCTGTTGAATAACTAAGTTGTTAGAACGTGATGAAAGAATGATCACtcagtaacaaacaaataacaaataaaacattgtaGAAAATTAGATATATACCTAGGCTTGTCGATTTCAAAATTCCATCTAAGTGGTCAATTGAATCCACTTTCCGCAGATCACTCAAAACAGTTCTAATGCTAATATCATCCCCAAAGCCTTTGTAGTAAAATGTGATCAATTAAATAAGTGTTAAAAATCTACAGAATTTATGGTAAACTACCAAGTATATAACAAAATGACAGCATGTTTAATGTGTGATCACTACCGGGTTTAATATAAATGCATCAACAAAAAACACAGTGTTTCTAGCATCAGCCTTTATTGCATAGGTCACGCCACATAACGTAAGCCTGCTGTTATTACCACTTTCTGAAGAGCATTCATTGATTTCAATTGTTGGAACACTTTCAGCACCAACACCGTCTCCACGTTCACCAAGCATCATTATCTGCTGATGCTGGGATATTGTATCACGAGTTTCGTGGATTGAGTCACTGATTTCCTCCAAATTATGAAGAGTATTTGAGTATAACGTCTTTGCCTTCTGTAGGTCAGCTTCCTGTTGTTTGACTGCTTCACTGATATCCTAGCACATGGACAATGCACATAACGTGACTATTATATCAACTTAACTTGATATTTGATACAAAAAGTAGCTTTACAGGTTCAGCAAAATGCTTTAATAGTGAacaattttaccaattttGGATAATTTAAAGTAATAAAGTAACTTAATGGATCCTATTAGCTTAGTCTTTAAGTCCATCCCAGTGCCAGTATACATCCAATTAAAACtttagaaaacaatttttgttattttttttaatattatttttagaaaaaattcttAAAGGGATTTCTCTTTATATTATAAGCTGATTTCAATCCGACTATATGATGCATAGTCAGCGGCATTTcttaataaaaaaagtttatagTTCAGCAAATAAAGGCAACTGGGAAGGTTGGATGGAGGCTGGTAAACAATTCAAGTAGCTTATTAACTACATATACTGTAATGAGCTCTGCTGTGCTAACCTCCAGTGCTTTCTGAGTGTGTTGTTTGGTTTCAAAATACGGTCTTGATTTTTGTATGCAGGACttgagtttcttttcaaattttttcacaGTCTTTTCAGCTTGTTTAAAGGCATCAGCTTTCTTTTTGTGCTCTGTTTCACTGCTGTATCGTTCCACTTCAGCTTCATTAACCTAAAAAGATTTCATTGCATCATTTCTGAATGGGTTAAAAGTGATTAATCTATCCGTGGACTCGATCACATGAATCATAGTGTTAGGTACATTGTGATAATTCAATCACACCTTTATGGTGGCATGATTCAGCATTTCAGGCCATGCACTATCACGAGTGTTGCAATCTTTGAACATTCCCTGTTCAGCAACTGAAACCATTTCCCGAGCAGCATTATGCATGCTAACGGCACGCTCAAAGCTTAAAGCTGCCTGCTGTGTTTCTTGCAGAgcctaaacaaaacaacacattCAAGTTgtataatttgtaaaaattagcattaaaacaaaatgcaggcccaaaataaattttctgttCAAAAGTAATGAGTGTTTGAAATATGGTGGCAATAGTATACCAACCTCCTTTGCTATTCTCCTGGCTTCATAGTATGGGCGAGCTTTTGCAACACAGTCACCTAACTTACGAGAAAGTTGATTCAACTGTTGCGTTGACTCAACCAACGTTGAACGATATTGGTGTCGCTTTTTCTGCAAAgtgataaatataaataattaataataataattctaTGTAGACGAAGTTAATACCATAAATTCTGATATTTTTAGTGACAAATATATCTGTAAGTAACAAAAAGAATTCACacagttttaaataaacttgtttCAGTGCCACTCTGTTTCCAACATTGAACTTGATTATTTGCATGGTACGCCCCATActatatataataacagtcCCAAACTTCACACAAAATACACAGCAAATATAACTACTTCTTGTATCACCATGTATTAAATAACAAGTAACTTGTAAACTAAAAACAGCTCATACcaattaaagcaaaacaaatttactgACTATTATATCCAAAATACGCAAAGAAATCAAGATAattaagaacaaaaaacacacaaaaatatcaaGAAAGTAGCAGCACGAAAGTATGAAACTGTGACAACAGTTGTGAATCATTTGCCGACTTTGGTTTTGCAGTAGAATgtttaagtaaaatatttcattgtttgtttgacATAACAGTATCGTCAATGTTTCATGCATATTTTTATGgacattttaatcaaaataatttctaGATTAATACTTCCCAGCCTTGATAAAATTGTAGTTATGTCGTAGTTAGACCTGAAAGTGACACTTTACAAACCTTACTCCAAGATTAATAGTCAATGGTCAACACTTACTAGGTTTATCATATTACAAAACCAAAAACTTTATACGAAAGATTTATGGTATTTAAAggcaaaacgttttcaaatttgaaGTTTTGAATAGAATATACAGATCTACAGACAGATAGGCCTAGAACAATTGAAGTAGCCTTAGCAATTCTGCATGCCTAAGATCTCAGcatggggtctagtatacaagtgcacaaccacaggatgcctttgtacaCTAGACTCCAGCTATTcgaattgtgatgtcatctggttgtgtACTTGTATACTATACCCTCAGCATGTCCTGAAATGAAATCCAGAATAACAAAAACGTTCTTTTCATGCACCATTTAAAGAATCACTTTATTAATTGCTATTTGTTAAGACACACAACTCTGTCAGATTACTGACGTAAGCTATAGCCTAGCCTACTTTCTATTCTACTGAGatataacaaaagaaaaagaagactAGAAACAAATTCCAGCCttgtaataaaaatgcaacataGGGTTAAATGTAACACCTATCTGCATATACTTACATTTAAGTCATTTTCGAGTTGATTTATCTTTTCACTGGTTGAATTTAAACACTCCAATTCATCTTTTATACGCGGGTCAATAGTCTCATCTTCCATGTCTGCAAGATCATCACAACCTTTGCTAGGCTATCTATTGATTAAGGAACATTGTGTCTTTAACACACGAGATATCTACAGAAAACTTCCTTGCCCCAAGCGACGCTGGGAAATTACAGAGTTGGTGCCCAGGaacaaaaaatctatttatggaaagtgtttgttttgatTCTCTGAAGTATAAAAGCATTTCAGTCATGCTTCATGAATTACGTTTATAAACTAATATACTATGTATTCAAATATATATTAAAATCTTTATAATGTAACAGCaaatacttttttttatttgtttaaatagaacaaatatttcttttattctaATTTAAGAATGCTATGCTAAGTAtacttaaatgttttaatttaacttgAATGTAAAAACGAAAACCATGATTTAGGTCAATACATGAAATAATCTTTCTTTGCTAGTTATCTGTGCAAGTGAACTTTTATCGTTTTCGTAGTCTGGTTAGCTGCATTTATTTCCTTTCTCAGGTGTAATTTACTTCTGCGTTAAgactaggcttaccatacgtcccgttttagccgggacagtctcgcttttaaaggctttgtcccggcgtcccggtcagtcaactaaaagtcccgctttggcatttactgagccagcattgccctacactacacgaatattagcatgatgTGATTGGTGTGTTTAgccaatttgctgaaaagcaaTAGGCTActcgatgcgtgttcttgtttcgttgtgttaaatgtgaaagtaattgttacatcattgtagcgggtaattggtcctgtggtgagttgattgttagcgcattcgcttgttcactgttcagtaatagtaggctaggaggaggagatgatctttttgcagttaggttattgaaagaacttatttcgtacggttccggcacttgtttgcattttcttctgcaaaaaccatttgaatgtgaaagcccttatcacctgcaaaattaaaactgacttttcctgctgtgatttttatgagaaaataaagtcgaataaagactttttgaagaaagtattgtctacagaaaagtatgattggacgattatgtaaatttacaaatgcttgaacattgttttgtttcctagtaaaatcctttattttagtttttcttgttgtcttactacttcagttgtccctgacgataggaatccaaaatagtctcatacttctagtaaaatatgaaccacatttgTCTGATAGGgctcgttgttctgaagcgtcccgcttttcaatcacaaaaatatggtaagcctagttaAGACACTACTATTCGTTGTGTAGTTGCATAAAGCGTAATACTATAAACAATATAAACTCTACAAGTGCAAGTCTGCGTCTGCTCAATTTGGCTGAAGCTCGAAAGAATGGCAAGACAGAGAACATGATATATGAACACGAAATGGCTAAAGGTAAGATTTAACGTCTATTTAACAGCTACATATCTCCCTTCAGAAAGCAGTGCACTCAGTCCTTGGCATCATTACATATTTACTGCCAGAACAACAAATCAAAACATGCATAGATTATTCGAAAGTTAATAATTTAGGCCTATGTTTTCTCTCTCAACCACCATGTAGGCTATCAAAACATCaggtaaatttttttgttaatttgctGAAATACAGTTAAAAAATGCAATCGCCACAATAGAAATGTATCTTTAACGgaactaaatttaaaatttcaatggCTAGTACCTACCGATAAAGAACTAAGGCAAATGTAAAGTTAAGTTAATTGTGGGGCAACTTGTAATAGATTACCACATTTTAAAGAAACCGTAACGTGCAATTATGTGGCTCTGAGCCTGAATTGATTGGTAGCTGAATGCTGAGTCATTTGTATAAGAAAACCtgttttttataacaaaacctGATTTTCGTACGATTCTCGCCAAGGCATTGGCGTTTATTTCTGTTCGCATGCATCTAACAGTAATACTAATAGGCATATAGCTTATAAGAAGCATAAACTTTCTCTATTTATGTCGTTCAGACATTTAGGACCCTGAGGTCAGTGTTGTAATAACTCGAGTCACTTTTTTTTCATGACTTGACTTAATTTGAGGTAAATGTCCTAtatttgtattatttatttttcgcccTTGACTGTGGGGAGCGAAAAGTATGGAGCTAACTTCCTTGTTGACTGGACAAATAAGAATACGCTTGCAAACAATCAACAAACGGGAAAAAGCAAGGCCGGATGGCATGAAACGTGCCCAAAGTAAATTACAGTGGTGCTAGAACGATGGAAGGTTAGCGCAGACATTAAACCCAAACGTGTTAAGTTTAGACAAAACTAAACGCTAACAGCGAAAAACACAAAGGAAAAACAGATGCCAATGGTAATAATTCCATTAATATGCACACTACGAAACGTTAAGGTCATGCTGCATTATGTGCACGAGGATGGTTGAAATAAAATCCGACCAAAAGAAACACCATCCGTGGGACTGGGGTCCCGTTTCTGTGGCCAGGTTGAAAACGATGATGAGGCTCTCAGGTGCACGGATACGTACGACGTAATACTTTGATGACTTGACTTTACTTGAGTCAGGTGATGATAGTTGTGACggcaaaaagtgaaattttaggtaacaaaaatatacCTTTTTTTTAATGAATTACACTTTTCTGAAAGAAAGTCTCAACCAAACTAAGTCTGAGACAGCCATGACGTTGTGGTAATCATCGCAATGAGTAGTGTGACGTCagaattttttgaattaagAGCATTGACTTGTATTGGCTCGagtcagaaaaaaattgactAGGTTACAACTCTGCCTGTGGTTATATCTCTCAGTCCCCTTTCATAATTTACGTTATCCTCAAAGCTTGGTAATTTCGGTCACTTTTAAAACTATTCATTTTCTATTTGTCTACAGTGTAGACTCTACACTATATTAATAAAGCCCATCCTGAACTCATTATACGTATATTCGAGCGAGAACTAGTACTGGAATACATTAAGGCCAAAGATTAACAAATGGTAAGAAAGTTTTACTAAATTTAACTTACTCATTCAAATTCTCTATGATAGTAATGAGTAATCATGGATTAGTGGTTTAAAATTTCCCGCAAGTAGGCTAATTCGTGATTACGGCAAAATTGCTGGAAACCACCGAGTGCATTTCGATGACGCTTCTATTACAAGTGCCGTTTATCTTTGTCTTAAAATGACAGATAGGTCTAGGGCCTAGGCTGTATAGTTCTAAATTCTATATCAGGCATTATTTTCTGTCGTCGCTGGACAGGCATGCTTTATTGGAAGAAACATTATTAATACACAATCAATCACAGAATGAATTTCTAAAAACGAAAAGAAGAAAtagaaaatagaaaacaaGATGAAACTGGGTTAGGCCATGGAGTCATCGTTAAAATCGTTTTTTACGAGATTCGTCACATCTTTTTGCGCTgcataataatttttgttggtGATTCCTCGTTGAGCTGGGTGTGTCGTCTCGCTGGTACCGACGACATCTTTGCTGGCAGACGCCTCAGATTTATCctgcaaaaagtaaaattttaaatgaaaatatcaTCTATTACGAAATTACTgtattaaacaaaaagcaacGGCAACCTACCCCACAGACAGGGTTAGGAAAAGAATTGTTTACATCTTTCATCTACAAAACAGCGTTGAATATCGTATTAGTGTATATTTATGAGTCATGAACTTATGACCCATGACTGCATAATGTAGTCATTTTAACGGTTTCTGTTTGGCCGGTTTTAGTGCTTTTGGTTTCCGATTTGTCTAATCCTAATTAAGTTATTAAAATTCATCTTTCTTTTAGATGTAGTCCACCTATTCTTCGC
Above is a window of Clavelina lepadiformis chromosome 8, kaClaLepa1.1, whole genome shotgun sequence DNA encoding:
- the LOC143469468 gene encoding SH3 domain-binding protein 5-like, with amino-acid sequence MEDETIDPRIKDELECLNSTSEKINQLENDLNKKRHQYRSTLVESTQQLNQLSRKLGDCVAKARPYYEARRIAKEALQETQQAALSFERAVSMHNAAREMVSVAEQGMFKDCNTRDSAWPEMLNHATIKVNEAEVERYSSETEHKKKADAFKQAEKTVKKFEKKLKSCIQKSRPYFETKQHTQKALEDISEAVKQQEADLQKAKTLYSNTLHNLEEISDSIHETRDTISQHQQIMMLGERGDGVGAESVPTIEINECSSESGFGDDISIRTVLSDLRKVDSIDHLDGILKSTSLDTLSCNSGGSLTSSNSGIVMKERSASPAVMLNISSKSIENKETNMKNEERDLKQPNQSQENLVDNTSETQSTSSKTLNGLLQKYKSSSNNSKMTSTKSTSVIGPTSHKAYSGEVLLTIAGLGEVSTS